TCTGCGCCAGCGGCCCCAGCTCCTCGCGCGTATAGGCGCCCTTCTTCTTGGCCTCGAGCCCCTGCACCGCATAGGCCGAGAACATGTCGTCGAAGGTCCAGGCGTGGCGGACGCCGGTGATGCTGCCGTCGGCTGCATAAAGCAGTTCGCTGGTCGCGGTGATCCAGACATGCGGATGCGCGCTCGCCGCGCCTGCCGCGAGGGTCATCGCGGCGGCGAGCAATATCCCCAACAGGACGCGCATGCCCATCAGGCCGCCTTGGCGTCGTCGAGCAGGCCGCGGCGGCGGAGCAGCGCGTCGGGCTCCGGCGGGCGGCCGCGGAAGGCTTCATAGGCGGCTTCCGGATCGACCGATCCGCCTGAGGAGTAGATGTCGTCGTGCAGGCGCTTTGCGACGGCCGGGTCGAAGATGTTGCCGGCCTCCTCGAAGGCGCCAAAGGCGTCGGCGTCCATCACCTCGGACCACATGTAGCTGTAATAGCCCGCGGCGTAGTGATCGCCGGAGAAGATGTGGCCGAACTGGGTGGGCCGGTGGCGCAGCGAGATCTCCTCGGGCATGCCGATCTTCTCCAGCTCCTTCTTCTCGAAGGCGCGCACATCCTGTGCGGCCTCGGCCGGCTGGGTGTGGAATTCGAGATCGACCAGCGCCGAGGAGACGAACTCGACCGTGGCAAAACCCTGGTTGAACTTTCGCGCGGCGAGGAAGCGCTGCAGCAGATCGTCCGGCAGCGGCTCGCCGGTCTGGTAGTGGCGGGCGAACTGCTGCAGCACCTCGGGCCGCTCCTGCCAGTGCTCGTAGAGCTGCGAGGGCAGCTCTACGAAGTCGGTGAACACCGAGGTACCGGACAGCGACGGATAGGTCACGTTGGAGAGCATACCGTGCAGGCCGTGGCCGAACTCGTGGAACAGGGTGCGGGCATCGTCCGGCGACAGCAGCGAGGGCTCACCGCCAGCGCCCTTGGCGAAGTTGCAGACATTGATGACGAGCGGCGCGATGTCGCCGTCGAGCTTCTGCTGGTCGCGCAGCGAGGTCATCCAGGCGCCGGACCGCTTCGACGGCCGGGCATAGTAGTCGCCGTAGAACAGCGCCTTGTGCTTGCCGTCAGGCCCCTTCACCTCCCAGACCCGGACGTCGGGGTGCCAGGTGGGAACGTCCTTGCGCTCCTCGAAGGTGATGCCGAACAGGCGCGTGGCGCAGTCGAAGGCGGCGGCGACCATATCGTCGAGCGTGAGATACGGCTTGATCGCGGAATCGTCGAAATTGGCGCGCTGGAGGCGGAGCTTCTCGGCATAGAAGCGCCAGTCCCAGGGCGCGAGCTTGAAATTACCGCCCTCTTCCGTGATCAGCGCCTGCATCTCGTCGCGGTCGGCCAGC
The genomic region above belongs to Bradyrhizobium arachidis and contains:
- a CDS encoding M3 family metallopeptidase — protein: MSEPRQNTDTETNPLLKAWVTPFATPPFDEIKPEHFVPAFEQAFADHAAEIAAITNDPAAPDFANTITALERSGKLLSKVAAVFYDLVSAHSNPAILEIDKEVSLRMARHWNPIMMNAVLFGRIAHLHENRANLGLTPEQLRLLERTYTRFHRSGAGLSEEAKTRMAEINEKLAQLGTGFSHHLLGDEQEWFMELAEADRQGLPESFVAAARAAAEERGMEGKAIVTLSRSSTEPFLKSSARRDLREKVYKAFTARGDNGNANDNNGTIVEILKLREESARLLGYPTFAAYRLEDSMAKTPDAVRGLLERVWKPARTRALADRDEMQALITEEGGNFKLAPWDWRFYAEKLRLQRANFDDSAIKPYLTLDDMVAAAFDCATRLFGITFEERKDVPTWHPDVRVWEVKGPDGKHKALFYGDYYARPSKRSGAWMTSLRDQQKLDGDIAPLVINVCNFAKGAGGEPSLLSPDDARTLFHEFGHGLHGMLSNVTYPSLSGTSVFTDFVELPSQLYEHWQERPEVLQQFARHYQTGEPLPDDLLQRFLAARKFNQGFATVEFVSSALVDLEFHTQPAEAAQDVRAFEKKELEKIGMPEEISLRHRPTQFGHIFSGDHYAAGYYSYMWSEVMDADAFGAFEEAGNIFDPAVAKRLHDDIYSSGGSVDPEAAYEAFRGRPPEPDALLRRRGLLDDAKAA